The sequence CTTCGATAACAGAGAACTGCGGAGGATCGGGTACCTAGCCAGAATATCGGGCAATAATCCGGTGGAAATGTTTCTTGATAGCGACCCgaagggcacaagaaggcgataTGCGTAACGAGCAAAGAGGCGACGTACAGTCGAGCTGAATGAAGACGACTGTTATGTATTCTAGAGGCCACTGCAGCCTTAGgttgaataaataatattagCAGTACGAACAAAACTAATTGATTAATCGTTTGTTGCAATATTCTGTTTATTTCATTCGGGATGCCTTTACAAGTGCACATAGATTGTGTTTTCAATTAATTAGACCATTTCAGTAAATTTATGTTCTAGCGATCACACTGTTGGTAAACCGGATCTGCACATTCGTTAGCGCCATGTTGCTATTCGGACGGGCAAAGTCCTGCAAAGTACGGATAGCGTTCGGAGCTCGGCGATCGAATGGATATCCCATGGCACGACGATCTGGGTAGAGGCGATCACGAAGGCCGCAGAACGAGTGCGAATCGTTGCAGTCGACGTTCTCATCGAACTCCTGGTTGACTGTGTCGGCAGTGTAGTCGGAAATCATTGCAAACAGATCGAAGGGCATTCCCTCCGGAGATCCCTTGGGGATTAACAAATGCGATGGCCATCCACAGTTGCAGAAACGGTACACTTCGGTGCCAGGTTGATTGGAAGGGGCTGCAGAACGGAAAGTTCTTTCGTAGGGGATGGTCACGCTAGATTGCTCTGACCTACGAACAATGGAGTTGCTGCCGGGgttcactgaaaaaaaaagttcgatcAGTCGATCAGTagaaaatttgttgaatttaaaacgcaCATGTGACATTAAATTTATCCAGTTCAATCATGAGAATTCGCTGTTCCTGATAGGTAAGTGCAATGTTGCGTTCGTCTGTCTTTGGGCCAATGAAGATTCGGCAAGTTCCACGCCGTCTAGCACCGCTGTTGTTGACGGTCAGACGGAATGTAAACGGAGCATGCTGCAAATGAGTGAATGCAGCAAAAACGTTGCCTTGAGGTCCGAAATCCATTCCAGTGGCTAAATCAATTTGCGAGCGTTGCCAGTAGGTCAATAAAATATTAGCAGGAGCATTGGCACGATTCAGCTGAACTCCTAGTGATTGAATCTGGATTCCATTATAGTTGAGTTGATTGGCAGGATACGGTTGCAATGTGTTTTTGTGGCGATGGAACATGTTATCAACTTGAGCGTGCAAACGGTAGAACGTCGGGTCCCTCATAGCTGTCTGGAATTCCCCAACAACCCCGTAGCCTTCCAAGAAACGACCTTCCGGATCATGGCTGTAGGCAATGATGTTATGCAAATTGCCATGATAGCTTCCATAGTACTGGCGGTTGATCGAGAGCGAAGAAGGTTCCATGAGGTTTCCTAGAATGTCAGTGCCGTTTTCTTCGGTGAGAGGAACACGTTGACCATTCGTCTGTTAAATAAAATCGGTATTGTTTAATACACTCTATGACTTTCCAAGAGAACATTGTTTTATTCAACTTACTCCCATTACAAATCCAGCGTCGATACTGTCTGAGATACGTTTTTCCCAATTTTCCAAATCAGTCACAGTGAAGATCACGTCATCGTCCACTCTGTTTACGCTACCCAAGATTTGATTTTGGGGACGAGGTGGGAAAGCACGATTATTCACACTCCTGATAATTTTTGGGAAGTATCCTTCCGGAATGGCTACTCGTAGGTTACTCAAGGGTCGAACACGGGATAGTCGAGCACAGAATCGTTCCACGTTGTAGCGGGCAATCAGCTGTTGGTGCATGTAGTAGAACAACTCCCCACGACGATCTTTTCGGACAACTGAATCAGGACCATCTCCGGGGTATACCAAATGCCAATGCCAGTGGTGCAGATTAACTCCAATATCTTCACGGAAGAATGCTAATCGCTGTTCTTCTTCTCGATCCGAAGCagtgaaattcatttcaatattGACAACCATCTTgattatgaaaatgaaaaacattatCAAATATGTATAACGTATTCGTAGAACATCAACTTACCCGATCGGACTGCTGAACCACCGAACCTTCTTCTCTAGCCCTTGGGAATGTTGTAGGATCTACGAATGAATCCGGGAACAACTGCAGCAGCGAAGGAATGTTCACGTCCTTCGTATCCGGTCTATTCTGAATGGCAACGGATAACGCGTACTGGAACAACATTGGATTCAGTCGATCGCGCGCATACGAACCCACGGCCATCAGTGTATCGACGTCTGGTTGTCTCAGGAAAAGTGCAATCAGATCTCCAGCTATCTTGCGATGCTTGTCGACAAAAAGTGAAAATCCACCACGGCGAGGAATGGCTTCTGCGAAGGCGATATCCGGTGTTGCAACCCTGCGGACGGGGATTCTGGTGTCGGCATCGTTGCTGAATCTAGTCTGCAAATTGGCTCCAATTGGACGATAACGCTCAGTTAAATAGTTATCTGGGAGGTCAATCAGCGTCTTGCCGTCATCCTTGGGATAGAAGGTGGGCTCCAAGGGTCGCTGCAGTAATGCAAGTAATTTTTGGCTATTCGATGACATTTTTGAATATAAACTGATTTTGGGTGTTGTCGCGTTCTCGACTCGACGAGATATGATATGCAAACTGTAATCCGTTAAGCTTTTATACGATTTCTTGTAGTTGTTTGTTGTCTAAATTATCGCCAACCAAACCGTTGTTTTATCCAGTAGTAAATTCTTAGTGCTGCTATATGGGGATTCCCATTgcaaaacaaacataaaaacCACATTTGTGCATCTCTTTGATGTTAATTTGAAAACAGTTATGCTAACCACAATTTGATtattatcttcttcttttttttagtGACCACTAAACGTGCTTATCAACATTTTGTAAATGCATTTTTCATTTGAACA comes from Armigeres subalbatus isolate Guangzhou_Male chromosome 2, GZ_Asu_2, whole genome shotgun sequence and encodes:
- the LOC134211487 gene encoding phenoloxidase 8-like codes for the protein MSSNSQKLLALLQRPLEPTFYPKDDGKTLIDLPDNYLTERYRPIGANLQTRFSNDADTRIPVRRVATPDIAFAEAIPRRGGFSLFVDKHRKIAGDLIALFLRQPDVDTLMAVGSYARDRLNPMLFQYALSVAIQNRPDTKDVNIPSLLQLFPDSFVDPTTFPRAREEGSVVQQSDRMVVNIEMNFTASDREEEQRLAFFREDIGVNLHHWHWHLVYPGDGPDSVVRKDRRGELFYYMHQQLIARYNVERFCARLSRVRPLSNLRVAIPEGYFPKIIRSVNNRAFPPRPQNQILGSVNRVDDDVIFTVTDLENWEKRISDSIDAGFVMGTNGQRVPLTEENGTDILGNLMEPSSLSINRQYYGSYHGNLHNIIAYSHDPEGRFLEGYGVVGEFQTAMRDPTFYRLHAQVDNMFHRHKNTLQPYPANQLNYNGIQIQSLGVQLNRANAPANILLTYWQRSQIDLATGMDFGPQGNVFAAFTHLQHAPFTFRLTVNNSGARRRGTCRIFIGPKTDERNIALTYQEQRILMIELDKFNVTLNPGSNSIVRRSEQSSVTIPYERTFRSAAPSNQPGTEVYRFCNCGWPSHLLIPKGSPEGMPFDLFAMISDYTADTVNQEFDENVDCNDSHSFCGLRDRLYPDRRAMGYPFDRRAPNAIRTLQDFARPNSNMALTNVQIRFTNSVIART